The following are from one region of the Bradyrhizobium septentrionale genome:
- a CDS encoding DUF2735 domain-containing protein — MITTGQNQGQNQGSATIYQFPAGGRSALGGRRYGEALVVRGLASEVETSACSESWYHQAAIDDAKPSRDH, encoded by the coding sequence ATGATCACGACGGGCCAAAACCAAGGCCAAAACCAGGGATCGGCAACGATCTATCAATTCCCGGCGGGGGGCCGCTCGGCTCTCGGCGGACGCCGCTATGGCGAAGCGCTGGTGGTGCGCGGACTTGCCAGCGAGGTCGAGACCTCGGCTTGCAGCGAGAGCTGGTACCATCAGGCGGCGATCGACGACGCCAAACCGAGCCGCGATCACTGA
- a CDS encoding glutamine synthetase beta-grasp domain-containing protein: MTKYKLEYIWLDGYTPTPSLRGKTQIKEFASFPTLEQLPLWGFDGSSTQQAEGHSSDCVLKPVACYPDAARENGVLVMCEVMMPDGKTPHVSNKRATILDDEGAWFGFEQEYFFYKDGRPLGFPTDGYPAPQGPYYTGVGYSNVGSVARKIVEEHLNLCLAAGINHEGINAEVAKGQWEFQIFGKGSKTAADQMWMARYLMLRLTESYGIDIEFHCKPLGDTDWNGSGMHANFSTKYMREVGGKEYFESLMKAFDKNLMDHIAVYGPDNDKRLTGKHETAPWNKFSYGVADRGASIRVPHSFVNNGYKGYLEDRRPNSQGDPYQIASQILKTISEVPTGAKAAA; the protein is encoded by the coding sequence ATGACCAAGTACAAGCTCGAGTATATCTGGCTCGACGGATATACGCCGACGCCGAGCCTGCGCGGCAAGACGCAGATCAAGGAATTCGCGTCGTTCCCGACCCTCGAACAGCTTCCGCTGTGGGGCTTTGACGGTTCATCCACCCAGCAGGCTGAAGGCCACAGCTCTGACTGCGTGCTGAAGCCGGTCGCCTGCTATCCCGACGCTGCGCGCGAGAACGGCGTGCTGGTGATGTGCGAAGTCATGATGCCCGACGGCAAGACCCCGCACGTCTCCAACAAGCGCGCCACCATCCTGGACGACGAAGGCGCCTGGTTCGGCTTCGAGCAGGAATACTTCTTCTACAAGGACGGCCGTCCGCTCGGCTTCCCGACCGATGGCTATCCGGCGCCGCAGGGCCCGTACTACACCGGCGTCGGCTATTCGAACGTCGGCAGCGTTGCCCGCAAGATCGTGGAAGAGCATCTCAATCTCTGCCTCGCCGCCGGCATCAACCACGAAGGCATCAACGCCGAAGTGGCGAAGGGCCAGTGGGAATTCCAGATCTTCGGCAAGGGCTCCAAGACCGCCGCTGACCAGATGTGGATGGCCCGCTATCTGATGCTGCGTCTCACCGAGAGCTACGGCATCGATATCGAATTCCACTGCAAGCCGCTCGGCGACACCGACTGGAATGGCTCGGGCATGCACGCCAACTTCTCGACCAAGTACATGCGCGAAGTCGGCGGCAAGGAATATTTCGAGAGCCTGATGAAGGCCTTCGACAAGAACCTGATGGACCACATCGCCGTCTACGGCCCGGACAACGACAAACGTCTGACCGGCAAGCACGAGACCGCGCCGTGGAACAAGTTCAGCTACGGCGTGGCTGACCGTGGCGCTTCGATCCGCGTGCCCCACTCCTTCGTCAACAATGGCTACAAGGGCTATCTGGAAGACCGCCGCCCGAACTCCCAGGGCGACCCCTACCAGATCGCTTCGCAGATCCTGAAGACGATCTCCGAGGTTCCGACCGGCGCCAAGGCTGCAGCTTAA
- a CDS encoding substrate-binding domain-containing protein gives MGNSVRVLSTLALKGAVARLASAYQAASGVAIDADFAPTLALLERLRGGEAADLVILTKEGLDEMIGEGRVARDSAVDLARSYVGVAVKASAAHPDITTEAALRAALLGARAVAYSRLGASGILFARLIERLGIATDINARAVIIPAGFTAEKLVSGEADLAIQQISELKQIDGIEIVGPIPLNLQTPAVFSAGRIATSQRAEAADHLLRYLSSADVAPVLRETGLEP, from the coding sequence ATGGGCAATTCGGTTCGCGTGCTCTCGACATTGGCGCTGAAGGGCGCGGTCGCGCGGCTTGCCTCGGCCTATCAGGCGGCAAGCGGCGTTGCGATCGATGCCGATTTCGCGCCGACGCTGGCGCTGCTCGAGCGCCTGCGTGGCGGCGAGGCGGCTGATCTGGTGATTTTGACCAAGGAAGGCCTCGACGAGATGATCGGCGAAGGCCGCGTTGCGCGGGATAGCGCCGTCGATCTCGCGCGCTCCTATGTCGGCGTTGCGGTGAAGGCGAGCGCCGCGCATCCCGACATCACAACCGAAGCCGCGCTGCGTGCGGCGCTGCTCGGTGCACGGGCGGTGGCCTATTCGCGGCTCGGCGCCAGCGGCATCCTGTTCGCGCGGCTGATCGAGCGGCTCGGCATCGCCACTGACATCAACGCGCGTGCGGTGATCATTCCCGCAGGCTTCACCGCGGAAAAGCTCGTCAGTGGTGAGGCCGATCTTGCGATCCAGCAGATCAGCGAGTTGAAGCAGATCGATGGCATCGAGATCGTCGGGCCGATTCCCCTGAACCTGCAGACGCCGGCGGTGTTTTCCGCCGGCCGGATAGCCACCTCGCAACGCGCAGAGGCCGCCGATCATCTGCTGCGCTATCTGTCGTCCGCTGATGTCGCGCCGGTGTTGCGGGAGACCGGGCTCGAGCCTTGA
- a CDS encoding tetratricopeptide repeat protein, with product MFKLFHAFVVAVALAAPALAHAQSADLVLCDRLAADPTDPDKPADVKGVGEIASADIATAIKYCAVAARSSRRAMYALGRAHAANRQTAEAMAAWRKAADKGSTSAMVELGVLYGNGTGVAKDEAQARKLFERAAQAGNARGVSNLAALGGGTASDPARARELLARSAETNAEAQYQLGMMLAEGKGGAQDDAAARALFEKAAAQNHPGALERMGAFAQAGRGGPKDSDAAKAYYERAAALGDEDAKKALERARCPYVIKDKRGNAVTNLCF from the coding sequence ATGTTCAAACTGTTCCATGCATTCGTTGTTGCCGTGGCACTCGCCGCGCCCGCGCTGGCCCACGCGCAATCGGCCGACCTCGTGCTGTGCGACCGGCTCGCCGCCGATCCCACCGATCCCGACAAGCCGGCCGACGTGAAGGGCGTGGGCGAGATCGCATCGGCGGATATCGCGACCGCGATCAAGTATTGCGCGGTGGCGGCAAGATCCTCGCGGCGCGCGATGTATGCGCTCGGCCGCGCCCATGCCGCCAACCGGCAGACGGCGGAAGCGATGGCCGCCTGGCGCAAAGCCGCCGACAAGGGCTCGACATCGGCAATGGTCGAGCTCGGCGTGCTCTACGGCAATGGCACCGGCGTTGCCAAGGACGAGGCGCAGGCGCGCAAATTGTTCGAGCGTGCGGCGCAGGCCGGTAACGCGCGCGGCGTCAGCAATCTTGCGGCACTCGGCGGCGGCACCGCATCCGACCCGGCACGCGCCCGCGAATTGCTCGCCAGATCTGCCGAGACCAATGCGGAGGCGCAGTACCAGCTCGGCATGATGCTCGCCGAGGGCAAGGGCGGTGCGCAGGACGACGCTGCCGCACGCGCGCTGTTCGAGAAGGCGGCGGCTCAGAACCATCCGGGCGCGCTGGAGCGGATGGGGGCGTTCGCGCAGGCCGGCCGCGGCGGTCCGAAAGATAGTGATGCAGCGAAGGCCTACTATGAGCGGGCGGCGGCGCTCGGCGACGAGGATGCCAAGAAGGCGCTGGAGCGCGCCCGCTGTCCCTATGTCATCAAGGACAAGCGCGGCAACGCCGTGACCAATCTCTGCTTCTAG